The Shewanella sp. MTB7 genome includes a window with the following:
- a CDS encoding HvfC family RiPP maturation protein, producing the protein MSFLQIQQSFIDHIKRPSSTLPTGTDARRMKVYRELFFNNVEGFISSAFPVLKSLYIKDNWLVLVQTFFAEHDSQTPIFIEIAQEFLVFLQTEYEFKSSDPAFMLELAHYEYMELVVAVAKDNPQHKKIEVPIVNQALCLSDTAKVLQYSFDVQHISDEYRPETASGSPQFFCLYRDDEDEVIFLQLTPLSGQLLGFLSQYKAVNFDDLKGWLVSVYSNMDENALAQGALQLLEDLAAKGVVKHLPTLNLNMP; encoded by the coding sequence ATGAGTTTTCTGCAGATCCAACAATCTTTTATTGATCATATTAAACGGCCTTCATCAACGTTGCCTACAGGGACTGATGCTCGAAGAATGAAAGTGTACCGGGAGTTGTTCTTTAATAATGTGGAAGGTTTTATCTCCAGTGCCTTTCCAGTATTAAAGAGCTTATACATCAAAGATAATTGGTTGGTTTTAGTACAAACATTTTTTGCTGAACATGACAGTCAAACACCAATATTTATCGAGATAGCGCAAGAATTTTTGGTTTTTTTACAAACCGAATATGAATTTAAATCAAGTGATCCAGCTTTTATGTTAGAACTGGCGCATTATGAATATATGGAGTTAGTTGTTGCAGTAGCAAAAGACAATCCACAACACAAAAAGATAGAAGTACCTATCGTCAATCAAGCATTATGTTTGTCCGATACAGCAAAGGTGTTGCAGTACTCATTTGACGTGCAACATATTAGTGATGAATATCGACCTGAAACAGCGAGTGGTTCACCGCAATTTTTTTGCCTCTATCGAGATGATGAAGATGAAGTAATATTTTTACAGTTAACGCCTTTATCAGGCCAATTGTTGGGGTTCTTGTCTCAATATAAAGCTGTTAATTTCGATGATTTAAAAGGCTGGTTGGTGAGCGTCTATTCTAATATGGATGAAAACGCTCTAGCGCAAGGCGCTTTGCAGTTGTTAGAGGATCTTGCTGCTAAGGGCGTGGTGAAACATTTACCTACCCTTAATTTAAACATGCCGTAG
- a CDS encoding HvfB family MNIO-type RiPP peptide maturase: protein MSEHVKVGLGLRREMLDEFCQASPAEINFFEVAPENWMTLGGKYGRQFKQLTEQHEFFCHGLSLSIGGPSELDVQFVKNIKSFMDEHNISVYSEHLSYCSGSGHMYDLMPIPFTEEAVHYVAKRVKQVEDILERSLILENVSFYAAPGAQMSEVEFVTAVLNEANCKMLLDVNNIYVNSVNHHYDASQFLRAMPTERIKYLHIAGHYEEDKDLIVDTHGADVVSPVWDLLAECYAVHGVFPTLLERDFNIPETQILLKEINKISQYQQTTIGAISRRA from the coding sequence ATGAGTGAGCATGTAAAAGTTGGACTCGGTCTTAGACGAGAGATGCTCGATGAATTTTGTCAGGCTTCTCCTGCGGAGATAAATTTTTTTGAAGTCGCACCTGAAAACTGGATGACGTTAGGAGGCAAATATGGTCGCCAGTTTAAACAGCTAACGGAACAACATGAGTTTTTTTGTCATGGTTTGTCACTTTCTATTGGTGGCCCATCAGAACTTGATGTGCAGTTTGTGAAGAATATTAAATCCTTTATGGATGAGCATAACATTTCGGTCTATTCCGAACATTTAAGTTACTGCTCTGGGAGCGGACATATGTACGATTTGATGCCGATCCCTTTTACCGAAGAGGCTGTTCATTACGTTGCAAAGCGTGTTAAGCAGGTTGAGGATATTTTAGAAAGGTCGTTAATTCTCGAAAATGTTTCTTTTTATGCTGCACCTGGCGCACAGATGTCTGAAGTCGAGTTTGTCACTGCAGTCTTAAATGAAGCAAATTGCAAGATGTTACTCGATGTGAATAATATCTATGTAAATTCAGTTAATCATCATTATGATGCAAGCCAGTTTTTGCGAGCGATGCCAACAGAGCGGATCAAGTACTTGCACATCGCTGGCCACTATGAAGAGGATAAAGATCTAATAGTTGATACACATGGTGCAGACGTTGTTTCACCTGTATGGGATCTGCTGGCCGAATGTTATGCCGTTCATGGCGTTTTTCCTACGTTATTAGAGCGAGATTTTAATATTCCAGAGACTCAGATTTTACTTAAAGAGATCAATAAAATTTCTCAATACCAACAAACTACGATAGGCGCTATTTCTAGGAGGGCATGA
- a CDS encoding HvfA family oxazolone/thioamide-modified RiPP metallophore produces MNLVKKTVVAAALGTVVVGSAFAAQAQVNPFGYSQMESGYQLVDGEGKCGGDMKKGKEGKCGEGKCGGDMKKAKEGKCGEGKCGGDMKKAKEGKCGEGKCGGDMKKAKEGKCGEGKCGGDKKAKEGKCGGDK; encoded by the coding sequence ATGAATTTAGTTAAAAAAACTGTTGTTGCTGCTGCTTTAGGTACTGTTGTTGTCGGTTCTGCATTTGCCGCTCAAGCACAAGTTAATCCATTTGGATATAGCCAAATGGAGTCTGGTTATCAACTTGTTGATGGCGAAGGCAAGTGTGGCGGTGATATGAAGAAGGGTAAAGAGGGCAAGTGTGGTGAAGGTAAATGCGGCGGCGACATGAAGAAGGCCAAAGAGGGCAAGTGTGGTGAAGGTAAATGCGGCGGCGACATGAAGAAGGCCAAAGAGGGCAAGTGTGGCGAAGGTAAATGTGGTGGCGACATGAAGAAAGCCAAAGAGGGCAAGTGTGGTGAAGGTAAATGTGGTGGCGATAAGAAAGCTAAAGAAGGTAAATGTGGTGGTGATAAGTAA
- the dusC gene encoding tRNA dihydrouridine(16) synthase DusC gives MRVILAPMEGVADDPMRSLLTSVGGYDLVISEFIRVVDQLLPEKVFYRLCAELAYGSKTKAGTPVRLQLLGQHPNWMAENAVRAIELGSQGVDLNYGCPAPMVNRSNGGAALLKKPEIIHKVTKAVRDAVPLTHPVSAKIRLGWDDKSRCVEIAQAIESAGATELTVHARTKEEGYRPPAHWEYINLIRESISIPVIANGEVWSHQDYLKCRATSGCDDVMIGRGALAVPNLAHVIKTDQAIMPWNEVMQLLLQYSHYEVVSVKEKYYPARIKQWLKFMVKAYPEADALFAQVRVMKQTQDILALLRSEANH, from the coding sequence ATGCGCGTAATACTTGCTCCAATGGAAGGCGTTGCCGATGACCCCATGCGCTCATTACTCACCAGCGTAGGTGGTTATGATCTTGTGATCAGTGAATTTATTCGTGTTGTTGATCAACTTTTACCTGAAAAAGTGTTTTATCGCCTATGTGCCGAATTAGCGTATGGCAGTAAAACGAAGGCTGGCACTCCCGTAAGGTTGCAACTTTTGGGTCAACACCCTAATTGGATGGCAGAAAATGCGGTAAGAGCGATCGAATTGGGCTCCCAAGGGGTTGATCTAAATTATGGTTGTCCAGCTCCCATGGTAAACAGAAGCAATGGGGGCGCTGCGTTACTTAAAAAGCCAGAAATCATCCACAAAGTCACCAAAGCAGTAAGAGATGCTGTACCTTTAACTCACCCAGTTTCAGCAAAAATTAGATTAGGCTGGGATGATAAAAGCCGCTGTGTTGAAATAGCACAAGCAATTGAATCTGCTGGAGCCACTGAACTTACGGTTCATGCCAGAACCAAAGAGGAGGGTTATCGACCTCCAGCTCATTGGGAATATATCAATTTAATACGTGAATCGATATCCATCCCAGTCATTGCCAATGGTGAGGTATGGTCACATCAAGACTACCTAAAATGTAGGGCAACCAGTGGCTGTGATGACGTCATGATAGGCCGAGGCGCTTTAGCAGTACCAAACTTGGCTCATGTCATCAAGACAGATCAAGCCATAATGCCTTGGAACGAAGTGATGCAATTACTACTACAATATTCTCATTACGAGGTTGTTAGCGTAAAAGAGAAGTACTACCCTGCAAGAATTAAGCAGTGGCTCAAATTTATGGTAAAAGCCTATCCCGAAGCCGATGCTCTGTTTGCCCAAGTGCGAGTCATGAAGCAAACCCAAGATATTTTAGCGCTACTAAGAAGTGAAGCTAATCATTAA
- a CDS encoding TraR/DksA C4-type zinc finger protein, producing the protein MRRTHIRHELSKLESHLRKETGELAIRNRLLLDNEQASLCDIIEILTQAKLCNKPLFMRLTQLDAAFCQLDIGLYGLCSDCENEIEPERLAKDLLEQRCTSCADKYEHQHRQELRLNH; encoded by the coding sequence GTGCGCAGAACCCACATTAGACATGAACTGTCGAAGCTTGAAAGCCATCTCAGAAAAGAGACAGGTGAGCTTGCCATTAGAAATCGACTTTTACTCGATAATGAACAAGCCAGTCTCTGTGACATTATTGAGATATTAACTCAAGCAAAGTTATGTAATAAGCCACTATTTATGAGGCTCACTCAACTTGATGCCGCATTTTGTCAGCTAGATATTGGTCTTTATGGCTTGTGTTCTGATTGCGAAAATGAAATTGAGCCAGAAAGATTAGCCAAAGACCTGCTAGAGCAGAGATGCACCAGTTGCGCAGATAAGTATGAACATCAACACAGGCAAGAGCTTAGGCTTAATCACTAA
- a CDS encoding TonB-dependent receptor domain-containing protein translates to MNSLTLTAKAVRNSVIAVAASTVAFSGLAFAEEQGDGAKVERISVTGSRIKRADMETSSPVTIIDASAIIASGATSIDDVLQNMTVSGGAMTNAAVNNGSRGNARVNLRGLGSQRTLVLVNGRRMIASGTGAASSVDLNTIPVSMIQRIEVLKDGASAVYGTDAIAGVVNVILKRDFEGFEMNVQTGLSGHGDADESSVDFTIGNTFDKGNVVINAQYTTRGEASQADRNFSECPITETSDGSDIYCGGSSYAQGGHIWGDSQHLMTKSGTDEDGKPIIINGDFGYYGQYVQRLNEDGSVWLDQDGKSNDAYYQSWNAITSADSRYYNASIDPTFGDRQVADLSGRGGEYHDFTNEDKYNYSKDSYLFTPMERLNLSFSGTYELSDSILFFSEAMYSKRWSEQQMAPQPIWNDDAWAYDSSWMTDELVGLVQEGEKLNYGRRVVESGTRNFSQVVDTVRLVVGLEGEFDNGWTWDASYNKGKNDSVDTLANLHNLGSINDAVLAQEFDPFNQESWTGESMEPFIYTEINSGGSELDVMAASLSGDVMELPAGVLGFAAGYEYRKESAHFTPDSLTSQGLANDPRVEATGGSFDVNEIYAELAIPLLSDLPLAQQVDLSAAIRYFDYSTFGSDNTWKLGLTWRVIDDLMIRGVKSTAFRAPTVDELYGGKSPSFDQIKHAATEQSQAEVTVGGNPDLTPEEADITTLGLVYSPSFVEGLSLTLDYYNIEITNTITAVDSNYIANQCMDASGSKINTDTALCQSANIAIDGTGRISFDNGLQNLGQTNTAGYDINVAYVFEGLGLDWKAGLDTSIVDKFEEFDQDGVAVDYLGFITSGSGSYAKLKTNFNLTATGDSWSARYEARYIDGMDSFSCKDDPSECYAPSVDSVVYHDLSANYDVTNTVSLSGGVNNIFDEEPPYYSGNNDSNTDPYTYDVLGRYFFVRASVKF, encoded by the coding sequence ATGAACTCTTTGACCTTAACAGCCAAAGCCGTACGTAATAGCGTTATTGCAGTAGCTGCATCAACAGTAGCATTTTCAGGATTAGCCTTTGCGGAAGAACAGGGTGATGGCGCTAAAGTAGAACGAATTTCAGTAACGGGTTCGCGTATTAAACGTGCTGATATGGAAACATCCAGTCCAGTAACAATTATCGATGCGTCTGCAATCATAGCCTCTGGCGCAACTTCTATTGACGATGTATTGCAAAATATGACAGTGTCCGGCGGTGCGATGACCAATGCTGCTGTTAATAATGGCTCTCGTGGTAATGCACGAGTTAATTTACGTGGACTAGGGTCACAACGTACTTTGGTATTGGTTAACGGACGACGTATGATTGCATCGGGTACAGGGGCGGCTTCCTCTGTCGATTTAAACACCATTCCAGTCTCTATGATCCAGCGTATTGAAGTCTTGAAAGATGGCGCTTCAGCGGTATATGGCACTGACGCTATTGCAGGTGTGGTAAACGTGATTTTGAAGCGAGACTTTGAAGGTTTCGAGATGAACGTTCAAACAGGTCTCTCTGGTCATGGTGATGCAGATGAATCAAGCGTGGATTTCACTATAGGCAATACCTTTGATAAAGGTAATGTGGTTATCAATGCACAGTACACTACGCGTGGTGAAGCAAGCCAAGCCGATCGCAATTTTTCTGAATGTCCAATTACTGAAACTTCAGATGGTAGTGACATCTATTGTGGTGGTAGTTCTTATGCTCAAGGTGGGCACATTTGGGGTGATTCACAGCACTTGATGACAAAAAGTGGAACAGATGAGGACGGTAAACCTATAATAATTAATGGTGACTTTGGCTATTATGGACAGTACGTTCAAAGGCTTAACGAAGATGGAAGTGTTTGGCTTGATCAAGATGGCAAGTCTAATGATGCTTATTATCAAAGTTGGAATGCTATCACGAGTGCCGACTCTCGTTATTATAATGCGAGCATAGATCCCACATTTGGCGATAGGCAAGTTGCAGATCTTAGTGGACGTGGTGGCGAATACCATGATTTTACCAACGAGGATAAGTACAACTATTCAAAGGATAGCTATCTATTTACGCCAATGGAGCGTTTGAACCTGTCATTCTCTGGTACTTACGAGTTGTCTGATTCAATTCTGTTTTTCTCTGAAGCTATGTATTCTAAGCGGTGGTCTGAGCAACAAATGGCGCCCCAACCAATTTGGAATGATGATGCTTGGGCATATGATTCATCTTGGATGACAGACGAATTAGTCGGTCTGGTACAAGAAGGTGAGAAATTAAATTACGGTCGCCGTGTGGTTGAATCTGGTACACGTAACTTTTCTCAGGTAGTCGATACAGTGCGTCTTGTTGTCGGCCTAGAGGGAGAGTTCGATAATGGCTGGACTTGGGACGCTTCCTACAACAAGGGCAAGAATGATTCAGTCGATACATTAGCCAATCTGCACAACCTTGGTTCTATCAATGATGCCGTATTAGCACAAGAGTTTGATCCATTTAATCAAGAATCTTGGACTGGTGAGAGTATGGAACCTTTTATCTATACTGAGATTAACAGTGGTGGTAGTGAGTTAGATGTTATGGCAGCCTCCCTTTCTGGTGACGTTATGGAATTGCCTGCAGGTGTGCTTGGTTTTGCAGCGGGCTACGAGTACCGAAAAGAGTCGGCACATTTCACACCGGACTCGTTAACTTCACAGGGACTAGCTAATGACCCGCGTGTTGAAGCGACAGGTGGCTCTTTTGATGTGAATGAAATCTATGCAGAATTGGCCATACCATTACTAAGCGATCTGCCATTGGCGCAGCAAGTCGACTTAAGTGCTGCTATTCGATATTTCGATTACAGTACATTTGGTTCTGACAACACTTGGAAGCTTGGTTTAACTTGGCGTGTCATTGATGATCTAATGATCCGTGGTGTGAAGTCTACGGCATTTCGAGCTCCCACGGTTGATGAATTATACGGCGGTAAATCACCATCATTCGATCAAATTAAGCATGCTGCGACAGAACAAAGTCAAGCAGAGGTGACTGTCGGTGGTAACCCTGACTTAACCCCAGAAGAAGCTGATATCACAACGCTTGGTTTAGTGTATTCGCCAAGTTTCGTTGAAGGTCTGTCTCTGACGCTTGATTATTATAATATTGAAATTACGAACACCATTACAGCTGTAGATTCAAACTACATTGCTAATCAATGTATGGATGCTAGTGGTAGCAAGATTAATACTGATACGGCGCTTTGTCAGTCAGCTAATATAGCAATTGACGGTACGGGTCGGATCTCATTTGATAACGGTTTACAGAACTTAGGCCAAACAAATACCGCGGGTTATGATATCAATGTAGCTTATGTTTTTGAAGGTTTAGGTTTAGACTGGAAAGCTGGTCTAGATACGTCAATCGTTGATAAGTTTGAAGAGTTTGACCAAGACGGTGTTGCCGTAGATTATCTAGGGTTTATCACCAGTGGCTCAGGTTCATATGCAAAGTTGAAGACTAACTTTAACTTGACTGCGACAGGTGATAGTTGGAGTGCAAGATACGAAGCACGTTATATCGACGGTATGGACTCATTTTCTTGTAAGGATGATCCATCAGAATGCTATGCACCAAGTGTAGACAGCGTTGTATACCATGACTTATCGGCAAATTATGATGTCACTAACACTGTTAGTCTCTCTGGTGGTGTGAATAATATTTTTGATGAAGAGCCTCCATATTACTCAGGTAACAACGACTCAAACACAGATCCATATACCTATGATGTTCTAGGTCGTTATTTCTTTGTAAGAGCTAGCGTTAAGTTTTAA
- a CDS encoding phage integrase, with protein MTITKQEKGYLVDIRPSGRNGKRYRRTFSTKTEATKYEKFVLSQHHNREWLDTPTDRRPLTELVELWFQFHGKSLKDGEATREKLLASCKAMGDLKVYQVTKNQFSQYRAVRLEKVTSTTINLELKRLQGVFSALIKVNEFVGVHPLKGLPMAKTQIRELSFLRKEQIDHLLGLLTGDMLTIVKICLSTGARWSEAQNLSSSHVMCDRINFVNTKGGGNRTVPISDTLRQSIPNKSGALFSRCYNDFMIILKSSGIELPKGQASHVLRHTFASFFVMNGGNILTLQKILGHVNIQMTMRYAHLAPEHLFEAVRLNPLSPSSRSTF; from the coding sequence ATGACTATAACAAAGCAAGAGAAAGGCTACCTTGTTGATATTCGCCCATCTGGGAGAAATGGTAAGCGTTATCGGCGTACGTTTTCAACTAAAACAGAAGCTACAAAATATGAAAAGTTTGTACTTTCTCAGCATCACAATAGAGAATGGTTAGATACACCAACCGATAGGCGTCCATTAACTGAGCTTGTTGAGCTATGGTTTCAATTTCATGGTAAAAGCTTGAAAGATGGAGAAGCTACTCGGGAAAAATTACTCGCTTCGTGCAAGGCCATGGGGGATCTCAAAGTATATCAAGTTACCAAAAATCAATTTTCGCAATACCGAGCTGTGCGACTGGAGAAGGTAACGTCAACAACTATTAATTTAGAGTTAAAAAGATTGCAAGGGGTGTTTAGTGCGCTAATTAAGGTTAATGAATTTGTTGGCGTTCATCCACTTAAAGGGCTGCCAATGGCTAAGACTCAAATCAGGGAGCTGTCATTTCTGAGGAAAGAGCAGATCGATCATCTTCTCGGTTTGCTTACTGGTGATATGCTAACGATTGTAAAAATTTGCCTCAGCACTGGCGCTCGGTGGAGTGAGGCTCAAAACTTATCATCAAGCCATGTCATGTGCGATCGAATTAATTTCGTGAACACTAAAGGGGGTGGAAATAGAACTGTCCCTATTTCCGATACTCTACGACAATCTATCCCCAACAAGTCAGGTGCATTATTCTCTCGCTGCTACAATGACTTTATGATTATTTTAAAATCATCAGGCATTGAGTTACCTAAAGGACAAGCCAGCCATGTATTGCGGCATACCTTTGCGAGTTTCTTTGTGATGAACGGTGGGAACATTCTGACACTGCAAAAAATACTAGGTCATGTAAACATTCAAATGACTATGCGGTACGCTCATTTGGCACCAGAACACCTGTTTGAGGCTGTCAGACTTAACCCTCTTTCTCCCAGTTCACGATCCACATTTTGA
- a CDS encoding S24 family peptidase, giving the protein MALKDDVLARVGTLVGSRSLKKAAIDWDIPQSTLHTMINDRREPKLHNLELICKNEGVSIEWLMTGAKSSLVKVPEYDLRASAGHGCFVIAENPIAEFSFSQDWLVKQGLSKANLCVVSVCGDSMEPTLIDEDLMLVKLIDDPSQGRDGICVIRIDDEIMVKRIQFDFIQNGYHVSSDNTAYKSFFVGSDFDSRFTVVGRLVRVLQRAKQPI; this is encoded by the coding sequence ATGGCTTTAAAAGATGATGTTTTGGCAAGAGTTGGAACGCTGGTTGGCAGTAGGTCTTTAAAAAAAGCTGCTATTGATTGGGATATCCCGCAATCGACACTGCACACTATGATTAATGATCGACGAGAACCCAAATTACATAATTTAGAGCTGATCTGCAAAAATGAAGGTGTGTCAATTGAATGGTTAATGACTGGAGCTAAGTCATCATTAGTGAAAGTTCCTGAATATGACTTACGTGCTAGTGCGGGGCATGGTTGCTTTGTTATTGCTGAAAATCCTATTGCTGAGTTTTCGTTTTCTCAAGATTGGCTAGTAAAGCAAGGTCTCAGTAAGGCTAATCTGTGTGTTGTTTCTGTTTGCGGCGATTCAATGGAACCAACATTAATAGATGAGGATTTAATGCTGGTTAAATTAATTGATGATCCTAGCCAAGGGCGTGATGGTATTTGTGTAATACGTATTGATGATGAAATTATGGTTAAGCGTATTCAATTTGATTTTATTCAAAACGGATATCATGTATCTAGCGATAACACAGCTTATAAATCTTTCTTTGTTGGTTCGGATTTTGATAGTCGATTTACAGTTGTAGGTAGGCTGGTCAGAGTGCTGCAACGAGCGAAGCAACCTATTTAG
- a CDS encoding helix-turn-helix domain-containing protein: MDWHNADIKAALEKKGITLAGLARMYRIAPTTLRTTLVRRYRFGEKIIAKHIEVTPQTIWPSRYGECDE; encoded by the coding sequence ATGGACTGGCACAACGCGGACATTAAAGCGGCACTAGAAAAGAAAGGGATCACCCTTGCTGGTCTAGCTCGCATGTACAGAATTGCACCAACAACGCTAAGAACGACATTGGTTCGTCGCTATAGATTTGGTGAGAAGATCATTGCTAAGCATATCGAAGTTACCCCGCAAACAATCTGGCCGTCGCGCTATGGAGAATGTGATGAGTAA
- a CDS encoding 3'-5' exonuclease, which yields MTTYESNVESIYAAEIAKKWIAQNAIILDTETTGLEWGCEVVEIAAIELATGNIIMNTLVKPTTPIPDEVIAIHGITNDMVENAPEFNLVLIDLLETTLGREIVAWNASFDLRLLLSTLHITMPFTVECQLVPCIRQHSDNTNRWHCAMLNYAQFRGDWNNAYGEYKWHSLDNAAKQMGIELPSTRHRALEDCQLAREVILTMAAINNDKCPF from the coding sequence ATGACTACCTATGAAAGTAATGTCGAAAGCATCTATGCCGCTGAAATAGCCAAAAAATGGATAGCCCAAAACGCCATCATTCTTGATACCGAAACGACAGGTCTTGAATGGGGTTGTGAGGTTGTCGAAATTGCTGCTATTGAGTTAGCCACTGGCAACATAATTATGAACACCTTAGTTAAGCCCACTACACCAATCCCTGATGAAGTTATTGCTATACACGGGATCACTAATGACATGGTTGAAAACGCACCTGAATTTAATCTTGTATTAATAGATCTTTTAGAGACCACTCTCGGGCGTGAAATTGTTGCTTGGAATGCTTCATTCGATTTAAGGCTATTGCTATCAACACTGCATATCACCATGCCATTCACCGTTGAATGTCAATTAGTCCCATGCATACGGCAGCATTCAGATAATACGAATCGTTGGCACTGCGCCATGTTGAATTATGCCCAATTCAGGGGAGATTGGAACAACGCCTATGGTGAATACAAATGGCATTCACTCGACAATGCAGCTAAGCAAATGGGTATTGAACTCCCATCTACACGTCATCGTGCGCTTGAAGATTGTCAATTAGCGCGTGAAGTTATTTTGACAATGGCCGCGATCAATAACGATAAGTGCCCATTCTGA